In one Choloepus didactylus isolate mChoDid1 chromosome 1, mChoDid1.pri, whole genome shotgun sequence genomic region, the following are encoded:
- the CAMK2N2 gene encoding calcium/calmodulin-dependent protein kinase II inhibitor 2 → MSEILPYSEDKMGRFGADSEGSDLSFSCRLQDTNSFFAGNQAKRPPKLGQIGRAKRVVIEDDRIDDVLKGMGEKPPSGV, encoded by the exons ATGTCCGAAATCCTGCCCTACAGCGAGGACAAGATGGGTCGCTTCGGCGCCGACTCCGAGGGCTCCGACCTATCCTTCAGCTGCCGCCTGCAGGACACCAACTCCTTCTTCGCGGGCAACCAGGCCAAGCGACCCCCCAAGCTGGGCCAGATTGGCCGAGCCAAGCGAG TGGTGATCGAGGATGACCGGATAGACGACGTGCTGAAGGGGATGGGGGAGAAGCCGCCGTCCGGAGTGTAG